In Microbulbifer sp. GL-2, the following are encoded in one genomic region:
- a CDS encoding TraB/GumN family protein, translating to MIHRYLSQLTALFFLLAVGIVNAAETDQGIFWKATKKNQTVYLLGSIHLATEDFYPMRPQIEHAYAKSDAIAVEADILAAEGDMLLQQKIMMESVYQGDRSLRDDLPPEIYKQLQAWMQKHNMPEAMFVRQRPAIAMISMSMIEMQAHGLNPELGIDRHFLQKAKKDKKKVVELEGVLQQFQLLNGLDNPALLLQQTLEQLEDISSFLPKLTKAWKAGDEKSLNQLIILDGLKENPEYKPLYDKLFFQRNENMAERIVIKAPNYQSLFVIVGAGHLVGEGSVVELLKKSGYSLERI from the coding sequence ATGATACATCGCTACTTGTCACAATTGACCGCACTATTTTTTTTGTTGGCTGTCGGCATCGTAAATGCCGCAGAAACAGATCAGGGCATATTCTGGAAAGCTACTAAGAAAAATCAAACCGTCTATCTACTTGGCTCTATACACTTGGCGACTGAAGACTTCTATCCCATGCGCCCTCAGATTGAGCACGCCTACGCCAAAAGTGATGCCATTGCCGTAGAGGCGGATATCCTCGCTGCAGAAGGCGACATGCTGCTACAGCAAAAAATCATGATGGAGTCTGTTTACCAGGGCGACCGCAGTCTGCGCGACGACTTGCCTCCCGAAATTTACAAACAGCTACAGGCGTGGATGCAGAAACACAACATGCCAGAAGCAATGTTTGTTCGCCAGCGCCCTGCAATCGCCATGATTTCGATGAGCATGATCGAAATGCAGGCTCACGGCCTCAACCCGGAATTAGGCATAGATCGCCACTTTCTACAGAAAGCCAAGAAAGATAAAAAAAAGGTAGTAGAGCTGGAAGGAGTTCTACAGCAGTTCCAGTTACTTAACGGTTTGGATAACCCAGCACTCCTGCTACAGCAAACACTAGAGCAACTGGAAGATATTTCCAGCTTCCTGCCCAAGCTTACCAAAGCCTGGAAAGCCGGTGATGAGAAGTCCCTGAACCAGCTAATTATTCTAGACGGGCTCAAGGAAAATCCTGAGTACAAGCCCTTATATGACAAGCTATTTTTTCAGCGTAACGAAAACATGGCCGAGAGGATCGTCATAAAAGCGCCAAATTACCAGTCCTTGTTCGTTATCGTCGGGGCTGGGCATCTGGTGGGTGAAGGTAGTGTTGTGGAACTACTGAAAAAAAGCGGGTACTCATTGGAGCGTATCTAG
- a CDS encoding OprO/OprP family phosphate-selective porin, producing the protein MKRYSLYCALASVIFSQSAVADKDEADKAETEGGLKIVSGDGNFSAELGGRIHFDTYIFDKDDRFFFDDDPFFFGREELLIRLRNIERPVSTTDFRRARLAMRGKLWEWEYKLERDFSSSGTGGLRDVYLATEVLNGKLYIGNFKPSRSLSELTSSNQTTMMERAFTATPGIYRDRGRQQGIGWYAHWCCHTFGINLFNLRNPGDPRNEGIGAATRLTWAPINEDEVKTLHLGASLSYEDAKQNTLPRTALVAYAGRRGPEQLIAISPGGRDLFFGEFGDEEFYLGNSEGDVSILGLELAGTYGPFFAQSEYALGKFSGGIFLSEFTFVDFFGAPPNFFCDPFTGCFIGDQSVHTWYIMGSWAVTGEHKPYDTKDGVFKSIKPTPPIGAFELTARYDTIENRDIPNMKASNFIFGFNYYFNPKVRLMLNVTLGNNDFIDDKTKQFAIRMQGRW; encoded by the coding sequence ATGAAGCGCTATAGCCTGTACTGTGCCCTAGCTAGCGTAATTTTTTCCCAATCCGCTGTTGCCGATAAAGATGAAGCCGATAAAGCTGAAACCGAAGGAGGGCTGAAAATCGTTTCTGGGGATGGCAATTTCTCCGCAGAGCTTGGCGGTCGTATACATTTTGACACCTATATTTTTGACAAAGACGACCGCTTTTTTTTTGATGATGACCCATTTTTCTTTGGTAGAGAAGAACTCCTGATCCGCCTTAGAAACATTGAACGTCCGGTCAGCACCACAGACTTCCGCCGTGCCCGCTTAGCAATGAGAGGGAAGCTGTGGGAGTGGGAATACAAATTAGAGCGAGATTTTTCCTCTAGCGGTACTGGCGGGCTTAGGGATGTCTACCTTGCCACTGAAGTTTTGAACGGTAAACTTTATATTGGAAACTTTAAACCCAGCCGCTCCCTCAGTGAATTAACCAGCTCTAATCAGACCACCATGATGGAGCGTGCCTTTACTGCAACTCCAGGTATTTATAGAGATCGCGGCCGGCAACAGGGGATTGGCTGGTACGCACACTGGTGTTGCCATACATTTGGTATCAACCTATTTAACCTGCGCAACCCAGGAGACCCCCGCAACGAGGGGATAGGTGCTGCAACCAGGTTAACCTGGGCTCCAATCAATGAAGACGAAGTTAAAACTCTGCATCTTGGCGCATCACTGAGCTATGAGGATGCCAAACAAAACACCCTTCCACGTACAGCTCTAGTAGCCTATGCCGGGCGGCGCGGTCCGGAACAACTAATTGCAATAAGTCCCGGCGGGCGCGATCTCTTTTTTGGGGAATTTGGCGATGAAGAGTTTTATCTCGGTAACTCAGAAGGGGATGTGTCGATACTAGGCCTGGAATTAGCCGGAACCTACGGGCCATTTTTTGCCCAATCGGAGTACGCTTTAGGCAAATTTTCTGGCGGTATATTTCTCTCCGAATTTACTTTTGTAGATTTTTTTGGCGCTCCCCCAAACTTTTTTTGCGACCCGTTTACTGGCTGCTTTATTGGAGACCAGAGTGTTCACACGTGGTATATCATGGGCAGCTGGGCTGTAACAGGAGAACACAAGCCCTACGACACAAAAGACGGTGTTTTCAAATCTATTAAGCCCACCCCGCCTATAGGGGCTTTTGAGTTGACCGCACGGTACGACACCATCGAAAACAGGGATATTCCAAATATGAAAGCAAGTAACTTTATTTTCGGGTTTAATTATTATTTCAATCCCAAAGTACGCCTAATGTTGAATGTAACCCTGGGAAATAACGATTTTATAGACGACAAAACCAAACAATTCGCCATTCGTATGCAGGGCCGTTGGTAA
- a CDS encoding glycosyltransferase, giving the protein MRIVQVWPELEPGDTGKAALDFVQELSRQGCEPIVISAGGALVARLELHGIKHIQLPVNKKPFLTTRLVRRLAKTIAGLQADIVHVQGRLAALLVWRAWRSMDETSRPGLVTHADCIQPPSRRDMGLISGERVIAASSGVAGQLQEHYGEKLAAPACVIPRGISAKEFDSSKPVSGQWHLRLLNSYPQLEGKNWWLFSGDLSLDGELGAFLKGLAHAADRREDIFGLVVGEQQEGDLRNVRELELQVQELGLEGRVLFLGARRDMRELYASSQLLFSLARPLDSCGKNAMAALAMGCPVVAYKDTCAGDVLTHCFSQGVIERGGADALSEVGLALTDRPLKAGLHSFFHEDLVKQTINLYRELRDAST; this is encoded by the coding sequence TTGAGAATCGTACAAGTTTGGCCTGAACTGGAGCCTGGTGATACAGGAAAGGCCGCACTGGATTTTGTTCAAGAATTGTCCCGGCAGGGGTGTGAGCCCATTGTGATCTCGGCTGGAGGGGCATTGGTCGCGCGTCTTGAGTTACATGGCATTAAGCACATACAGCTGCCTGTAAACAAGAAGCCATTTTTGACTACGCGACTTGTACGGCGCCTGGCTAAGACCATAGCCGGGTTGCAGGCGGATATTGTACACGTACAAGGCCGGTTGGCCGCTCTACTGGTTTGGCGAGCTTGGCGGAGTATGGACGAAACGAGTCGTCCCGGCCTGGTAACCCATGCCGATTGTATACAGCCCCCCAGTCGTCGGGATATGGGGCTGATTTCGGGAGAGCGTGTGATAGCAGCTTCGAGTGGAGTGGCAGGCCAATTACAGGAGCATTATGGCGAGAAGTTAGCTGCTCCAGCTTGTGTTATTCCTAGGGGTATTAGCGCGAAAGAGTTTGATAGCAGCAAACCGGTTTCCGGGCAGTGGCATCTACGTCTGCTTAATAGTTACCCTCAACTGGAGGGAAAAAACTGGTGGCTGTTTTCGGGGGATTTATCTCTGGATGGAGAGCTGGGAGCTTTTCTTAAAGGGCTTGCGCATGCGGCAGATCGACGAGAGGATATTTTCGGCCTGGTTGTTGGAGAGCAGCAGGAGGGTGATCTGCGCAATGTCCGTGAGCTGGAGCTGCAAGTCCAGGAGTTGGGTTTGGAGGGGAGGGTACTGTTCCTCGGTGCACGCCGGGATATGCGTGAATTGTATGCCTCATCACAGCTGCTATTCAGCCTTGCTCGCCCTTTGGACTCCTGTGGCAAAAACGCTATGGCAGCACTTGCAATGGGTTGTCCGGTGGTAGCGTATAAGGATACCTGTGCGGGGGACGTATTGACGCACTGTTTTTCTCAGGGGGTGATAGAGCGTGGTGGAGCAGATGCCTTATCTGAAGTCGGCCTGGCTTTAACCGATCGTCCCTTGAAAGCCGGATTGCACAGTTTTTTCCATGAAGATTTAGTAAAGCAGACAATTAATCTTTATCGTGAGTTGCGAGATGCATCCACATAA
- a CDS encoding acyloxyacyl hydrolase, whose product MQVHSISTAEMAGLSYSHLLASSNLANHFWQWWGQSSYSFMRIKHLNEHQQQNIIEFKPLLRWYPRNEPRGGFGEAGVGASYLSREHFGDIRMSTKLNFALHFALGYRFSGGHTLSLRYSHFSNARTNTPNPGFDFASLNGHFSF is encoded by the coding sequence ATGCAAGTACACTCTATCTCAACCGCAGAAATGGCAGGCCTTAGCTACTCCCACCTGCTCGCATCATCCAACCTGGCCAATCATTTCTGGCAGTGGTGGGGACAAAGTAGCTACTCCTTTATGCGGATAAAACACCTTAACGAACATCAGCAACAAAATATTATTGAATTTAAACCCCTGCTGCGCTGGTATCCACGTAATGAACCCCGTGGTGGATTCGGAGAAGCAGGTGTGGGTGCATCCTATTTGAGCCGAGAACATTTTGGTGACATCAGGATGAGTACAAAACTCAACTTCGCACTGCATTTCGCCCTGGGATATCGTTTCTCCGGTGGCCATACCCTATCATTGCGCTACAGCCACTTTTCCAATGCCCGGACTAACACCCCCAATCCCGGTTTTGACTTTGCATCACTGAATGGCCATTTCAGTTTCTAG